Proteins encoded within one genomic window of Brachybacterium avium:
- a CDS encoding TrmH family RNA methyltransferase, with translation MSHRRSAAREHRSSLPARLERRNALFQQWQALLTNRTKRARSGEMIIQGVRPITQAIAHGVEIRALLSDGRDQASRWARELLEDPPGPVVELAPELMAELGEREGGAPELLALAAVPSDTLDRLTPTDASVVVVFDRPSGPGNIGSLARSADAFGAEALLITGHSADAWDPAAIRASTGSLFALPVLRIPSHREVLEWIGARRALGEQWTVLGLDETGGHELSLEDLAGPTLVVIGNETVGMSAGWREACDVIAEIPIGGSASSLNAAVAGSVALYEIQRQRRPTRRG, from the coding sequence ATGAGCCACCGGCGCTCCGCAGCGCGCGAGCACCGCTCGTCCCTGCCGGCGCGGCTGGAGCGTCGCAACGCCCTGTTCCAGCAATGGCAGGCCCTGCTGACCAACCGCACCAAACGCGCCCGCAGCGGCGAGATGATCATCCAGGGAGTCCGACCGATCACCCAGGCGATCGCTCACGGGGTGGAGATCCGGGCGCTGCTGTCAGACGGTCGCGATCAGGCCTCCCGCTGGGCGCGGGAGCTGCTCGAGGACCCTCCCGGCCCGGTCGTGGAGCTGGCGCCCGAGCTGATGGCCGAGCTGGGGGAGCGGGAGGGCGGAGCGCCGGAGCTGCTGGCTCTGGCCGCGGTGCCCTCTGACACTCTTGACCGGCTCACCCCCACGGACGCCTCGGTGGTGGTGGTCTTCGATCGACCCTCCGGTCCGGGGAACATCGGCTCGCTGGCCCGTTCGGCCGACGCGTTCGGCGCCGAAGCACTGCTGATCACAGGCCACAGCGCCGATGCCTGGGATCCCGCGGCCATCCGCGCCAGCACGGGGTCGCTCTTCGCGCTGCCCGTGCTCCGCATCCCCTCCCACAGGGAGGTGCTGGAGTGGATCGGTGCGCGCAGAGCACTGGGGGAGCAGTGGACGGTGCTCGGGCTCGACGAGACGGGCGGGCACGAGCTGTCCCTCGAGGACCTCGCCGGGCCGACCCTGGTGGTCATCGGCAACGAGACCGTCGGCATGAGCGCCGGCTGGCGGGAGGCCTGTGATGTCATCGCCGAGATCCCGATCGGCGGCTCCGCGTCGTCGCTGAACGCCGCAGTGGCCGGCTCCGTCGCGCTCTACGAGATCCAGCGGCAGCGCCGTCCCACCCGGCGCGGCTGA